From the Fusarium musae strain F31 chromosome 11, whole genome shotgun sequence genome, one window contains:
- the GTR1_2 gene encoding GTP-binding protein gtr1 (BUSCO:EOG09262H1X) produces the protein MATSTKYCDFLVIGGGSGGLAAAKRASGRYGAKVIVVEAKRLGGTCVNVGCIPKKITWNAANLAQSMREAKAYGFSVEQRAAFDWASFKAKRDAIIKNLNNIHERNLEKDGVEYIHGRARLVGKNESMIKLDYGTEIKVNAKKILLATGGHPAVPQGIPGAEHGINSDGFFELDHQPKKVAIVGAGYIAVEFAGMLNALGTETHVFIRHEKLLRTFDEMIQDGILSEYERVGLRIHKESKVEKVTKTRKLTLHYSDSTGQGKLEDLDTLIWAIGRTPEVQGLGLDVVGVKQNERGQIITDEYQNTNVENMFSLGDVVGKIELTPVAIAAGRKLSDRLFGGEKLNTSKLDYDLIPSVVFAHPEVGTIGLTEEEAEKKYGKDNIKVYKSSFTATYYAIMEDKGPSKYKLICQGEEEKIVGLHILGLGSAEILQGFGVAIKMEATKKDFDSCVAIHPTSAEELVTLK, from the exons ATGGCGACTTCAACAAAGTATTGCGACTTCTTGGTAATTGGAGGTGGCAGTGGAGGTCTTGCCGCGGCTAAGAGAGCGAGTGGACGGTATGGTGCAAAGGTCATTGTAGTAGAGGCAAAACGATTAGGAGGAACCTGTGTCAACGTTGG ATGTATTCCAAAGAAAATCACCTGGAACGCAGCAAATCTCGCACAGAGTATGCGTGAAGCCAAGGCCTACGGCTTCTCGGTCGAACAGAGGGCGGCTTTCGATTGGGCGAGCTTCAAGGCAAAGCGAGATGCAATCATTAAGAACCTGAACAATATACACGAGCGCAACCTCGAGAAGGACGGCGTTGAATACATCCACGGCCGAGCACGCCTTGTAGGCAAGAACGAGTCCATGATAAAGCTCGATTATGGTACCGAGATCAAAGTCAACGCGAAGAAGATCCTGCTTGCGACTGGTGGACATCCTGCAGTTCCCCAGGGAATTCCCGGAGCCGAACATGGCATCAATAGCGATGGCTTCTTTGAGCTCGACCATCAACCTAAGAAGGTAGCAATTGTTGGAGCCGGTTATATCGCTGTAGAGTTTGCAGGAATGCTCAATGCCTTGGGAACAGAGACGCATGTTTTCATTAGGCATGAAAAGCTTCTACGAACCTTTGACGAGATGATTCAAGATGGTATCCTTTCAGAGTACGAGCGAGTAGGCCTACGCATTCACAAGGAAAGCAAGGTTGAGAAAGTCACCAAAACAAGAAAGCTTACTCTACACTACTCTGACTCAACTGGTCAAGGCAAGCTCGAGGACCTGGATACTCTGATTTGGGCCATCGGCCGAACGCCAGAAGTGCAAGGCCTTGGTCTAGACGTCGTGGGTGTCAAGCAAAACGAGAGGGGTCAGATCATCACAGACGAGTACCAGAACACCAACGTGGAGAACATGTTTTCCCTCGGCGATGTAGTCGGCAAAATCGAGCTTACTCCAGTCGCAATCGCCGCCGGCCGCAAGCTGAGCGATCGGCTCTTCGGCGGTGAAAAACTCAACACAAGCAAGCTAGACTATGACCTAATTCCCTCTGTCGTCTTTGCCCATCCTGAAGTTGGCACTATTGGCCTCACggaagaagaggccgagaagaaatACGGGAAGGATAATATCAAGGTCTACAAGTCCTCCTTCACGGCGACTTATTATGCCATAATGGAGGATAAGGGGCCTTCAAAGTATAAGCTCATTTGCcagggggaggaggagaagatcgtGGGACTGCAtatcttgggcttggggagTGCGGAGATATTGCAAGGATTTGGGGTGGCGATTAAGATGGAGGCTACGAAGAAGGATTTTGATAGCTGCGTTGCGATTCATCCGACAAGTGCAGAGGAGCTAGTCACCCTTAAGTAG